GCTACGCATGGCCTGTACCGGCACATTTTCTAAAATGGCACCGTCAACCATCATCTCACCGTTTCTGATGACAGGGGGAAATAACCCTGCCGGCGAATTGCTGGCCAAGACAGCCTGCCAGAGAGGCCCGGAATCCATGACAGCAGTGTCGGCCCGACTCAAATTGCAAGCGGCTGAAAAATAGGTTGTCCACAAACACTGAACCTGTGTATCCCCAAAAACTCCCCTAAGCGCTTTTTCAAAATTTCTGCTGGAAAAAATTGACACCACAGGCAAATCCGGCCGGATTAAGCCCTTTGCCGAATTCTGGATGGTGGTGTGAATATTCTCTAAGGGGATACCAAACACATAGGATGCCCCAATCAAGGCGCCCATGCTGTTGCCGCCAAGTAGATCAACCGGAATGCCTTTTTCCTCAAACGCCTTTAATGCCCCCAGATGAGCAAACCCTCTGGCACCACCACCACCTAGGACAACCCCCACAGCTTTGCCCACCAGGAACCGGGCAATCCGTTGGTAATCGGATAAATCATTTAAACTCGCCGGGTATACACGTTCCACATTTCTGGATTCCTGCCAAGCCAGTTTATCCTCGCAACAGTTTGTTTTTTGAGAATGAAGAACGATGAGGTGTTTTCTCATCAGTTGAGCGCCGGGTTCATTTGCCAGTTCAGCCTCTACCCGGGACAGCTTTTTTTCAGATCCGGATTGTGCAACAAGCAAAATCTGATCCGCGTACGAGATAACTTCGGACACCCATCCTGCATCAAATCTCTTGGCATGATAGATCAAAAACTCATTTTCTGCCTCCATGAGATCAATATTATAGTTCTGTTCCACATGGCCGCCTTCCAGTACAACATGCAGCGCCTTGCCCAAAACAGAAAAAGCCCGGGTCAGATTATACGCGACCCTGCCGGCATCAACCCCGTCTGAAATCGGGATAACAATGAAAGCGTGTGCCCGTTTCTGGCTTTTTATCCGCCGAAAGTGGCGCAAATGATTATAGATAGCCTGGGAAAAAACCCGATTAATCTCCACAGGAAAGCTCCGCAGCAACTGCTCAAAATCTTGTTTTGAAAGTATCCCGAGAACAGAACGTCTCAATGCGGTAATATCTGCAGTCCTGGGCTGATCCAGAATGACGCCCAGTTCGCCGACGATTTCACCGGGCAGAATTTCGTTATACAACATCAGATTGCCGTCCCTGCCCCGCCGGGTTACTCTCAACCGGCCGGAAACCAGAATAAACATCGACCGTTCATGCGCGCCTTCAACGATAACATGGGTACCGGCAGCCACATCCTTAATCTGAAGGCGGTCAACCAGTTCATTTAAAATCGTATTTGAAAGCTGCTGAAATTCCACACCGGCTTTCAGCAATTGGACAATCTGATATTTATAGTTCTTCATTTCAACCTCTACAATTATGCATACCAGGATACTGCCACGCCGGATCAAAACACTTTTTTGCGAAATATTCGACGATCAGTTGACGACTTACTCTTTGTTATCGTAGAATTCGCTTTAAGATTTTTTATGATATATTAAATTTATTACTTTGGGTTGAAAAACTAAATATTGTTTCCCAACCTGCTCTTTTCAGGAAAGCCCACTAAAAAAAAGGACTTTCAATCTTTGTTACGGGCAATACCATAAAACGATCCCAGAACACTAAAAATACGGCGGATTGTATCATACATTTAAATAAAGATGAACCAGACCGTTTTTAATTCCTCACATGGGGATATGACAGATAATGCAGAAAAATTCACCTAATAAAAAAGGCAAATTCAAAAAAATCGACATTGCCTGGATCTGGCCTTTTCTGTTGTCAGGATTCATCCTCTATGCCTTTTTACGACACGATTTTTCAGCAATTACAAACGTATGTCAACAGATTGCCTGGCCCCTGATCGGCTTGTCTGTTGGGTTTAATCTCTTCATTTTATACTTTCGTGTTTATAAATGGGCCATTATTTTCAAACCCATGAACCGTAAGTTCACATATTTCAACATGTGCCTTTCCCTATTTACCGGCGGACTTGTCAATATGGTTATCCCGGCAAGGGTAGGCGGTCTGGTTCAAGCTTTTCTTATCGGAGAAAAGGAAAATGAAAGTTTTTTTACGGCCCTTGGGACCGTTGCCCTGGTCAGAATATTGGACAGCATCATGCTTATTTTTTTCGGTATTTTAATTTTGCTCATATGGAACATCCCCCAGACAGGGGATGAATACTTTCAATCCATTTTTAGAACCGCCGGCACAGCAGGTTTATTTTTGGCACTTCTTGTCATGATTCTCTTTGCGTTCACGAAAAGCCCAAAAACAATGGACAAACTTATACACATTCTGCTTGTGCCTGTACCCAACCGGTTCAAGCCCGGGACAAAAACTGCCATCGACCGTTTCCGCCAGGGATTGATATGCCTTAACTTTGCCGGGTATGTCTGTTTGGGACTTTTATTGAGCCTACTTTTCTGGCTGCTCTGCGGGCTAAACGTATTTATCCTGCTCAAGGCGATAGGAATCGGATTTGAGGGAATGTTGCCTTCGTTTTTAATTCTTCTGGCCCAGGCTTTTTCCATGGGCATTCCAGCACCGGCCAATATAGGCCCGTATCATGCGGCCACGGTAACGGTTCTCTCTTTTTACGGTGTGCCTGCCCAATCCGCTCTCTATGCAGCCATTGTCATGCACGCAGCAATGTTTATTTCAAATACGGTTCCAGGGCTGTTGTATCTATGGCTGGATAAAACACCGATATTTGCGATACTCAAAGGACTCAAAAATGTCAACCAAACCTTGCGATAATATCTACCCCCTCTCTCTGATTCAAGAAGATATCTGGCTTTCCCAGATGATCCATAATGAGATTCCACTGTATAATATTGGCGGCAATGTCAAAATCAACGGATATATTGATGTTGACATTTTCATTGAGACCCAGAACCGGGTAGCCCAACAGAATGACGCCTTCAGAATGGTGTTTCACAAGGGCGATACACTGCCCTATTTTGGTTTTTCCGATACGGCCGACAAAATGGTCTTAAAGGATTTTTCAAGCCATGCAAATCCGGATAAAGCGGCCATGCAGTGGTGGGCAAAAGAATTTTGTAAACCCTTTGAACTCTATGATACTCAGCTATCCAGGTATTTTCTTTTAAAAACATCTGAAAAAAGCTTTTATTATGCGGTGTGCGCCCATCACCTGACAATGGACGGATACTGTTTTGCCCTTCTCCACCAACGGCTGATTGAAAACTATAACGCACTCGTAAAGGGTTCAGGAAAGACCGACAGCAAACCATCTTATGTTGATTTTCTTGGAAACGATTCAGCATACAGGTCATCTGATGCGTTCGGGCAGGCAAAAACGTATTGGTCTAAAAAATTTAACAACATTCCAAGCCCTATGATTCCCCGCCGATACGCAGCAGGGTACAAAAAAACTGCAACACCCAGCGCCTTTTCCCATATCCGGCTTAGCCCTGATTTCTACTATCAGCTAATCAAATATTCAAAACAGCACCAAGGGAATGTTTTTTTTCTCATGACTGCGGTTTTGTATACCTATTTTCTAAAGACCACTGATATTAGTCAGTTTGTGTTTTCCATACCATTGCTCAACCGGCCGACACTTGAATTCATGGATACCATGGGACCGTTTGTCAATGTGGTTCCGGTCTGTCTTGATTTTGGGCTGGATATTGATATTCAAACCTTTTTTGAACTGCTGAAGACCGAATTAAAAGAATCCTTTCCACACCAGCGGCTCCCCTTAGGTGAAATCAATCGGGCCGTAAAACTCAAAAAGACCGGACGAGATCAGCTTTTTGATGTGAGTCTGTCATATGAGAAATTCGACTACAGCGTTATGGATTATAACGGCACCGGATGTGAGGTCAATACCATGCACAACGGCTGGGATCAGACCCCTTTGACCCTGGCCATAAAAGAGTATCAGAAAAATACAGGCGTAAAACTTGAGTTTTACTATAACCTGGCTGCATACAAACCCGATGAAATTGCATTTTTAATGGGGCGGGTGCGGTACATGCTCCAACAACTCTTAGACAGGCCTGACATCCCTTTAAACCGGATTAACATCCTGCCTGAAACGGAATCAAAAAAACTTCTGGTGGAATTCAACCATCAAGGTCAGACCCGCTCTGCCCCATGTAAAACCATCTGTCAGACGATAGCTGAAGCAGCCGGGACCTATCCGGATCATACCGCTGTTCAACTGGGCACCCAACAAATCAACTATTGCAATCTAAACGATAAATCCGAGCGCCTGGCTTCTTATCTGAGACCTTTGCTTGAAAATCCTGAAACCATTGTTGGGGTTTATGTTGACAGATCCATTGAACTGGTGGTTGGCATCCTCGCCATATTAAAGGCAGGTGGCGCCTATGTTCCCCTGGACCCGAATTATCCCCAAAAAAGAATAAAATTCATGATTGAGGACTCAGGAACATCAACCATTTTAACCCTGAGTAAATTTGCATCAAGGCTTGCCGAATACAAAACACGCCACATTATTGCGTTGGACAATTTCCCCTATGAAAACCAAGCTGTTACAAGAACCGAACCGACCTTGAATGCCGACCAGTTAGCCTATGTCATTTACACCTCAGGCACAACCGGAAAGCCCAAAGGCGTCATGTGCACCCATGGTGGGCTTGCCAACCTTGTGGCAGCCCAGAACAAAATATTTGGCATTTGCCATGACAGCAGAGTTTTGCAATTTGCATCACTTAATTTTGATGCCTCTGTTTCAGAAATTTTTACCACCCTTTCGGCCGGGGCGACCCTGATTCTGGCGAAAAAAGACAATCTGATGCCGGGCCCCCCGCTGCTGTCCACCCTTGAAAAACAAACAATTTCCCATGTAACACTGCCCCCGTCTGCGCTTGCAGTTATGGACCCTGTGCCGCTGCCCGGTCTTACCACCCTGGTGACCGCAGGAGAGCCCTGCCCTTCAGGGCTGTTTAAAAAATGGGGAAAAGGACGCCGTTTCATCAACGCATACGGCCCCACCGAAGCCACGGTCTGTGCGTCCGCCTGCGTTTGCACCGATGAAGACACAGACCAGCTGCCCATAGGCCAACCCATTGACAATACAAGTCTCTATGTCCTGAACAAAAATCTTGAACCAGTCCCCATTGGCGTACCCGGACAATTGTATATCGGCGGCACAGGCCTGGCCAGGGGGTATCTGAACCGCCCCACACTGAACCAGGAAAAATTTATTGAAAATCCATTCAAAGAGATCACCGGTCACAACCGACTTTACCAAACCGGGGACATGGTATGTTTTTTAACGGATTCAACCCTTATGTTTATGGGCCGATTTGACCACCAGGTCAAAATCAGGGGATTCCGGATCGAGCCTGAAGGGATTGAAAAGGTTCTTGCACGCCACCCCAAAATATCCCAGGTTGTTGTGATTCCCAAGACCGACCCATCATCGGAAAGACACCTTGTCGCATTTTTTTCAAGCCTTAAAGCTTCTACAGGCAACTGTCTTGCTGTGGAGATCAGACAGTTTGCCGAAAAAAACCTGCCCGGCTACATGATACCGTCCCGATTCGTCCCCATCGACGACATGCCTTATACACCAAGCGGAAAAATAGACCGCCGGATGTTGGAAGGTATGGATATTCAGATCAGACGACCCCAAAACACCACGTATCTTCCGGCCAATAACACCGAAAAACAACTGATTACCCTTTTTTCCAAAGTGATGAATGGGAACGCCATATCCATAGAAAGCCATGACGATTTCTTTAAATCGGGCATGGACTCCCTTGCTGCAGTAAGATTTATCAATATCCTGGAAAAAACCTTCAATCTCCGGCTGCTATTTTCCGAACTGATGGACAACAGCACCCCCCACACCCTGGCGAAACTATTGTCAGGCCGCACAGGCCTGACCCAGCACCAAATGATTATTCCCATTGCAGAGGGCGGAACCAAACCGCCTTTTTTTTGTATAACCGCCGGCTACGGGGATATAGTGAAGCTGCGCGAGTTGTCCCATCACCTTGGCAAGGATCAACCCTTTTTCATGGTCCAGCCCAGTGATGCCGGCACGGCAATGGGAACAACCCATCTGGCCAAACAGTATGCGGCCCAAATTTTAAACCGGTGCCCCAACGGCCCGTACAGGCTTGGCGGTTACAGTGCAGGCGGTTTGATGGCCTATGAAACCGCCCGCCTGCTCAAAAAACAGGGCCATGACGTGGATTTTTTAGTTATGATCGGAGCACCGCACAGCTATAATCGATTTACCCGTCTTGTGAACAAGCAAATCGGATCGATTATGTTACGTCTGCTGCCTGATTCTGACGAAAAAATCGTCTCAAACAGTATAGAAATCTTGAGAGCTCTATTCCTTGACAAGGGGCTCCAATATCATTTGGAGACTTTGGTTGGGTATCGCCCCGCAGGCTACAAGGGAAAAATTGATTATTTCCAGGGCAAGTGGGCGATATCCAGATTTTTGGGCACCCACAATATCTGGTGCAGGCATGCAAAGGGCCCGTTTGAACTGCACATGCTCCCCGGCAACCATGACAGTTTTATGAAGCCCCCCCATGTGGCCACACTGGCCGGCAGACTCAAACAATGCCTGGCCGGCCTTGACCCCAACAAAGGCAAAGACAAATGAATATTACAATTGTGGCGTTGGGCTCCAGTGGAGATGCCTATCCTTCCATCGCCCTGGGACTTGGATTAAAAAAGGCCGGATGCAAGGTCTGCCTTGCAGCCAACCCGGTTTTTGAAACCGATGCCCTGAAGCGGGGCATCAATGTTTTCCCTATTCAAACCATGTTAAGGCAGTCTTTAGCAGACACCCCCGACAGCACCAAGCCCTCCAAACCACTGAACCCTTTGCGTTTTTTGCGATCCAAAAAAAAACATATCGTACCGATTCTGGATCAGATTGTCACAGATATCCGCCATGCCTGCCAGGATGCGGATTTGATTCTTTACAATATGCTGGGCCTGCCGGCCCATCATTTTGCCAAACAAACCGGCGTCAAAGCATTTCCAATTTGCCTTCAGCCCCTAGGCCGGACCAATGGGTTCCCATGCCCTGTGATTTCCTCAAACATCCATGTTCCAAAAATGCTCAATGCAGCAAGCTACAGGGTTGCTGAAAAATGCATGGCACTTTTTTTAAACAAAAGCGATCAGTTAAAAGGAAAAGCCTCGTTCCAGGATTTTTTTCAGGAAGTATATTCTGAAAACATCCCAGTTTTCCATGGTTTCAGTGCCTGTGTCCTTCCAAAACCTTCCGACTGGTCGGACAATATGCATATCACCGGTTACTGGTTTCTGGATCCTCCCGGGGACTGGTCCCCCCCCAAATGCCTGCAAACGTTTCTAAGCCAGGGCGCTGCACCGGTATGTGTCGGGTTTGGCTCCATGAATGATCCGGATATCAACATTACCATTGAAAAAGCTGTGCAGGGAATCCTTCAGGCCGGCCACAGAGTGATCCTTTTAACGGGTTGGAGCGAAGAGACCTTTAGCAAACCCGCCAACCCTGATGTTTACGTGGCAAAAAACATCCCCCATTCCTGGCTATTTTCCAAAGTCTGTGCCGTAGTCCACCATGGCGGTGCCGGCACCACAGGGGCGGCCCTTAGGGCAGGCATACCATCGATTATCATTCCATTCTTTTTTGACCAGGGATTCTGGGCCGACAGACTTGAAAAACTTGGGGCAGGACCGCCGCGCTTGTCAAAAAAAGCGTTAAGCCCCCAAACCATGACATCTTGTATCAACAAAGTACTGGATAACAAAATCATGAATGACAGACTCAAAGACATCAGCTTTAAGCTGAACGAGGAAAACGGCGTTGATAATGCGGTAAATCTTTTGTTAAACAATTGATTGTTTTCGTCGTTTCGTATAAAGTGAATCCTAAATTTTGAAGCTCTCACAAAGAAAAATTCAAGACAGGATCAGCAAACTCACTATCATCTTCTAAGAGTATGGAGGTATAAATGTCTGGCAATTTTTTTAAAAATGTGAAAATCAGCTCTAAATTATGGGGATTAACCGGTATTTTACTCTTATTCCTTCTGATCCTTGGCGGCAGTTCGTATTTGCTGATCACACAAATCATTCATGACAGTCACGAATTTGCTGTCGAAGCGAAATATAACGAAAAAATTATAGAAATTGAACTTGGACATTTGCAATGGGCAAATGAGATTGAAACGCTGTTTGTAGAAAACAAAGAGAAACTTGACGTTCAATTTGACCATGAACAATGTGCCTTTGGCAGATTTCTGGCAAGTGATGAAGCAACGGCCCTGTCAAAACTGTCCCCAGACATAGCGAGAATTCTAAAGGATATTGTGCCTATCCATAAAAAACTGCATGATTCCGCGGCGAAAATTAATGATGTCTGGGCACAAACCCACCAAGGACTGGGTGTAACACTGGAAAAACTATTGGCGGCACATTTAGAATGGATGCAGTCCGTATCACAATCCATCATGACCCAATCAACCATTGATGTACAAACAGATCCCGAAACATGTCAATTAGGTGAATGGCTCAATGGCAAACACGCACAAACAATTATGACCCAGTGGCCTGAGTTTGCAGCGATTATCAAAAAAATCCACAGACCGCACAAAGCGCTTCATACCTCCGTGTTCCAACTTAATCAAGCGGCAACCATTGAAGAAAAAATAGAATTATATAATCAAATTATCCCACCCGCTTACAATGAATTAAAACGATATTTTGATGAAATTATCAGCCTTGAAATGGCGTTGGAACATAAACAGCAGGAAGCAAAAGAGATCTATCACAATGAAACGGCACCGGCTTTAACATCTATCGTATCGTCGCTTTCTCAGCTCAAAGACCAGATCACCGAGCATGAACACATGTTGAAAGAGACTATGGATCATGAGGCTTCGGTAGCCAAATCAATGATTATTGTCATCGCTTTGATCGCAATCATTTTAGGCATTGTGATATCGTTTATACTGATCCGTTTGATCACACGCCCGTTAATTGAAACAGAGGCATTTAGCAATAAATTGGCCAAAGGCGATTTTTCCCAGACCTTAAATATCGACCAAAACGATGAAGTCGGAAAGATGGTAAAATCCATAAATGCAATGGCGGCATCCTTAAAAGACGCACTCAAAGAGATCTCCGACGGGGCGAAAACATTGGATGAGTCTGCAACCTCGCTGTCCAATGTATCAACCCAAATGACATCAAATTCAAAAGAGACCGAAGAGCGGTCCAACAGCGTATCAGCCGCGGCAGAAGAGATGTCAACAACCATGAATAGTGTAGCCGCCGCGTCTGAACAGGCCACAGTGAATGTCCAGAATATTGCGTCCGCGATAGAAGAGATGTCCGCGACAATTAATGAGATTGCAACCAATACATCAAAAGGAAACCAAACAACGGTTGAAGCGGTTGAGAAGTCAAAATTTGTTTCTGATAAAATGAGCGTCTTGAATCAAGCGGCATCGGAAATAAATAAGGTCACAGAGGCAATATCCGATATTTCTGAACAAACCAACTTACTGGCATTAAATGCAACCATCGAAGCGGCCAGAGCTGGAGATGCGGGTAAGGGCTTTGCCGTAGTTGCAAGCGAAATCAAAGCCCTTGCAAATCAGACAGCCGATGCGACCAATGACATAACCGAAAAAATCCAAGGCGTTCAAAAAACAACAGAAGAGGCGTTTTCCGCCATAGAATCAATTGGTGAGATAATTGAAGAACTCAGCAGCATTGTGTCGACGGTTGCCACCGCCATTGAAGAACAATCTGCCACGACCCAGGAAATTTCCGATAACGTGAACCAGGCGGCATTGGGTATGCAGGAAGTAAGTGACAACGTAAACCAAGTCTCAGGCGTTGCCGGAGAAGTCACACAGGATATCCAGCAGGTAAATCAATCTGCAACCGAGGTAAGCTCCGGAAGCCTTCATGTGAACAACAGTGCTGTAGAGTTATCTAACCTGTCAGAACAATTAAACCAATTAACCAATAAATTTAAATTCAATTAATGAGATTGCCCGCCACCCTCGGGTGTTTCGAACAATTCCCTGGCATTATACGAGCTTCTGACAAAGGGGCCGGCAGCCACCTGTTGAAATCCAATGTCCCGGGCCATGCGGTCAAGTTGTTCAAATTCCTCGGGGGTGTAAAATTTTTCGACACGAAGATGTTCCCTTGTGGGCTGAAGGTACTGGCCCACAGTGAGGATGTTGCAGCCGTGATCATACAGATCTTGAAAAGTTCGCCTCAGTTCCTCTTCAGTTTCACCCAGTCCCACCATGATGCCGGATTTTGCCGGCAGGCCTGGAAAATGGTTGGCAACATTTCGAATCAGGTCAAGGGATCGCTGGTACTGGGCCTGGGGACGAACCTTGGCATAAAGGCCCTTGACTGTCTCAATATTGTGGTTGATCACGTCCGGTTCTGCTTTAGCGACGGTTTCAAGGGCCTTGAAATCCCCCTGGAAATCCGGGATCAAAACTTCCACCCGGATATCGGGACCGGCCTGTTTAATCGCCCGTATCACATGTGCAAAGTGGGATGCCCCGCCATCAGGAAGATCGTCCCTGGTAACGGAAGTAACAACCACGTAGGTTAAATTCAGCTTGAGTACGGTGTCAGCCACCCTTTTGGGTTCATCCGGGTCAACCGGTGTCGGCGGATTTGAAGTCACATTGCAAAACCTGCAGTTCCGGGTGCAGTTGGCACCCAGGATCATAAACGTGGCGGTATTTTTTGCAAAACACTCAAACATATTGGGGCAGGCCGCTTCCTGGCAGACGGTATGAAGGCCTGCGTCGGATAAAAGCCGGGTAACCCGCTGGCA
This window of the uncultured Desulfobacter sp. genome carries:
- a CDS encoding lysylphosphatidylglycerol synthase transmembrane domain-containing protein → MQKNSPNKKGKFKKIDIAWIWPFLLSGFILYAFLRHDFSAITNVCQQIAWPLIGLSVGFNLFILYFRVYKWAIIFKPMNRKFTYFNMCLSLFTGGLVNMVIPARVGGLVQAFLIGEKENESFFTALGTVALVRILDSIMLIFFGILILLIWNIPQTGDEYFQSIFRTAGTAGLFLALLVMILFAFTKSPKTMDKLIHILLVPVPNRFKPGTKTAIDRFRQGLICLNFAGYVCLGLLLSLLFWLLCGLNVFILLKAIGIGFEGMLPSFLILLAQAFSMGIPAPANIGPYHAATVTVLSFYGVPAQSALYAAIVMHAAMFISNTVPGLLYLWLDKTPIFAILKGLKNVNQTLR
- a CDS encoding methyl-accepting chemotaxis protein, with product MSGNFFKNVKISSKLWGLTGILLLFLLILGGSSYLLITQIIHDSHEFAVEAKYNEKIIEIELGHLQWANEIETLFVENKEKLDVQFDHEQCAFGRFLASDEATALSKLSPDIARILKDIVPIHKKLHDSAAKINDVWAQTHQGLGVTLEKLLAAHLEWMQSVSQSIMTQSTIDVQTDPETCQLGEWLNGKHAQTIMTQWPEFAAIIKKIHRPHKALHTSVFQLNQAATIEEKIELYNQIIPPAYNELKRYFDEIISLEMALEHKQQEAKEIYHNETAPALTSIVSSLSQLKDQITEHEHMLKETMDHEASVAKSMIIVIALIAIILGIVISFILIRLITRPLIETEAFSNKLAKGDFSQTLNIDQNDEVGKMVKSINAMAASLKDALKEISDGAKTLDESATSLSNVSTQMTSNSKETEERSNSVSAAAEEMSTTMNSVAAASEQATVNVQNIASAIEEMSATINEIATNTSKGNQTTVEAVEKSKFVSDKMSVLNQAASEINKVTEAISDISEQTNLLALNATIEAARAGDAGKGFAVVASEIKALANQTADATNDITEKIQGVQKTTEEAFSAIESIGEIIEELSSIVSTVATAIEEQSATTQEISDNVNQAALGMQEVSDNVNQVSGVAGEVTQDIQQVNQSATEVSSGSLHVNNSAVELSNLSEQLNQLTNKFKFN
- a CDS encoding cyclic nucleotide-binding and patatin-like phospholipase domain-containing protein, whose product is MKNYKYQIVQLLKAGVEFQQLSNTILNELVDRLQIKDVAAGTHVIVEGAHERSMFILVSGRLRVTRRGRDGNLMLYNEILPGEIVGELGVILDQPRTADITALRRSVLGILSKQDFEQLLRSFPVEINRVFSQAIYNHLRHFRRIKSQKRAHAFIVIPISDGVDAGRVAYNLTRAFSVLGKALHVVLEGGHVEQNYNIDLMEAENEFLIYHAKRFDAGWVSEVISYADQILLVAQSGSEKKLSRVEAELANEPGAQLMRKHLIVLHSQKTNCCEDKLAWQESRNVERVYPASLNDLSDYQRIARFLVGKAVGVVLGGGGARGFAHLGALKAFEEKGIPVDLLGGNSMGALIGASYVFGIPLENIHTTIQNSAKGLIRPDLPVVSIFSSRNFEKALRGVFGDTQVQCLWTTYFSAACNLSRADTAVMDSGPLWQAVLASNSPAGLFPPVIRNGEMMVDGAILENVPVQAMRSRLGAALERRRGNGTIIALDVDVKEDLTVDPEITSLKNWHVIRTRFDKKAPPLPGLKRILSYANQMGGLAQRMRIMSLADHYLELPVSHFPMTAYPKAQEIIDIGYAHTLEKIQELQLDYR
- a CDS encoding amino acid adenylation domain-containing protein; its protein translation is MSTKPCDNIYPLSLIQEDIWLSQMIHNEIPLYNIGGNVKINGYIDVDIFIETQNRVAQQNDAFRMVFHKGDTLPYFGFSDTADKMVLKDFSSHANPDKAAMQWWAKEFCKPFELYDTQLSRYFLLKTSEKSFYYAVCAHHLTMDGYCFALLHQRLIENYNALVKGSGKTDSKPSYVDFLGNDSAYRSSDAFGQAKTYWSKKFNNIPSPMIPRRYAAGYKKTATPSAFSHIRLSPDFYYQLIKYSKQHQGNVFFLMTAVLYTYFLKTTDISQFVFSIPLLNRPTLEFMDTMGPFVNVVPVCLDFGLDIDIQTFFELLKTELKESFPHQRLPLGEINRAVKLKKTGRDQLFDVSLSYEKFDYSVMDYNGTGCEVNTMHNGWDQTPLTLAIKEYQKNTGVKLEFYYNLAAYKPDEIAFLMGRVRYMLQQLLDRPDIPLNRINILPETESKKLLVEFNHQGQTRSAPCKTICQTIAEAAGTYPDHTAVQLGTQQINYCNLNDKSERLASYLRPLLENPETIVGVYVDRSIELVVGILAILKAGGAYVPLDPNYPQKRIKFMIEDSGTSTILTLSKFASRLAEYKTRHIIALDNFPYENQAVTRTEPTLNADQLAYVIYTSGTTGKPKGVMCTHGGLANLVAAQNKIFGICHDSRVLQFASLNFDASVSEIFTTLSAGATLILAKKDNLMPGPPLLSTLEKQTISHVTLPPSALAVMDPVPLPGLTTLVTAGEPCPSGLFKKWGKGRRFINAYGPTEATVCASACVCTDEDTDQLPIGQPIDNTSLYVLNKNLEPVPIGVPGQLYIGGTGLARGYLNRPTLNQEKFIENPFKEITGHNRLYQTGDMVCFLTDSTLMFMGRFDHQVKIRGFRIEPEGIEKVLARHPKISQVVVIPKTDPSSERHLVAFFSSLKASTGNCLAVEIRQFAEKNLPGYMIPSRFVPIDDMPYTPSGKIDRRMLEGMDIQIRRPQNTTYLPANNTEKQLITLFSKVMNGNAISIESHDDFFKSGMDSLAAVRFINILEKTFNLRLLFSELMDNSTPHTLAKLLSGRTGLTQHQMIIPIAEGGTKPPFFCITAGYGDIVKLRELSHHLGKDQPFFMVQPSDAGTAMGTTHLAKQYAAQILNRCPNGPYRLGGYSAGGLMAYETARLLKKQGHDVDFLVMIGAPHSYNRFTRLVNKQIGSIMLRLLPDSDEKIVSNSIEILRALFLDKGLQYHLETLVGYRPAGYKGKIDYFQGKWAISRFLGTHNIWCRHAKGPFELHMLPGNHDSFMKPPHVATLAGRLKQCLAGLDPNKGKDK
- a CDS encoding glycosyltransferase — encoded protein: MNITIVALGSSGDAYPSIALGLGLKKAGCKVCLAANPVFETDALKRGINVFPIQTMLRQSLADTPDSTKPSKPLNPLRFLRSKKKHIVPILDQIVTDIRHACQDADLILYNMLGLPAHHFAKQTGVKAFPICLQPLGRTNGFPCPVISSNIHVPKMLNAASYRVAEKCMALFLNKSDQLKGKASFQDFFQEVYSENIPVFHGFSACVLPKPSDWSDNMHITGYWFLDPPGDWSPPKCLQTFLSQGAAPVCVGFGSMNDPDINITIEKAVQGILQAGHRVILLTGWSEETFSKPANPDVYVAKNIPHSWLFSKVCAVVHHGGAGTTGAALRAGIPSIIIPFFFDQGFWADRLEKLGAGPPRLSKKALSPQTMTSCINKVLDNKIMNDRLKDISFKLNEENGVDNAVNLLLNN
- the lipA gene encoding lipoyl synthase, yielding MNTHLNGHKETSSSGNIRKGKPRWLKKRMPKGGDCQRVTRLLSDAGLHTVCQEAACPNMFECFAKNTATFMILGANCTRNCRFCNVTSNPPTPVDPDEPKRVADTVLKLNLTYVVVTSVTRDDLPDGGASHFAHVIRAIKQAGPDIRVEVLIPDFQGDFKALETVAKAEPDVINHNIETVKGLYAKVRPQAQYQRSLDLIRNVANHFPGLPAKSGIMVGLGETEEELRRTFQDLYDHGCNILTVGQYLQPTREHLRVEKFYTPEEFEQLDRMARDIGFQQVAAGPFVRSSYNARELFETPEGGGQSH